The following DNA comes from Salminus brasiliensis chromosome 21, fSalBra1.hap2, whole genome shotgun sequence.
GCCCAGCACGCGCCAGTCTGCAGCACAGCCTTCTGAAGGGCTGAACTTGAGAAGCATGGAGGCGACGAGAGGCAACGTCTCGAGGAACGTGTCGGGGTGCCAGCCGATTGACCTGCCCTTTACGCACAGGTTCCTGCCCACCGTCTACATCCTGGTCTTCATCATCGGCGCGTCGGCCAACGTGTTCGGGCTCAGGTCGGTCTACAACGGCTGGAAGAAGCTCGGCAACATCAACGTCTTCATCCTGAACCTCGGCGTGGCTGACCTGCTCTACGTGTCCACGCTGCCGTTCCTGGTCAGCTATTACGCGGCGGACAGCAAGTGGATGTTCGGCCAGACGTTCTGCAAGATCACGCGCTTCTGCTTCAACCTGAACCTGTACGGCAGCATAGGCTTCCTCACGTGCATCAGCCTGTACAGGTACCTCGGGATCGTTCACACCATGAAGGTGATGGGTAAGATCAACACCAGGATGTCGGTGGCCATCAGCGCCCTCGTGTGGGCTCTGGTGTTCGTGCAGATCCTGCCTGACATGTACTTCGACAAATCCCTGCCGAACTCCTCGGCCGACGCCTGTTACGACACCACGACGGACCAGTGGATCAAAGACTACCTGTCCTACAGCCTGGGCTGGACCTTCAGCGGCTTCGTGGTGCCGCTGCTCATCATCCTGCTCTGCTATGGCCACATCGTGGTGGTTCTGGCCACCAGGGCCAACATCAACACTCTGCTGAAGCAGCGCTGCCTGAAGCTGGTGGTCATGCTGACCGTGCTGTTCTCCATCTGCTTCATCCCATACCACGTCTTCAGGAACCTGAACCTGAAGACCAGGATTCTGAAGGCCGAGGGGACGTGCCACAGGAGCTTCGACAATATCTACGTGGCCCACCAGGTGAGCCGGGGGCTGGTGTGCATGAACAGCGCCATCAACCCCCTGATTTACCTGGTGGGGAACGATGAGTTCCTCATGCGGCTCCACGACATGAGCAAGAGAGCCAGGCTGTCGGTCATGCAGTTGACCGGCGCCATCATCTACCGCAGGCCTCAGGAGATGGACTCAGTGGCTGATGGTCGGCCAGACGCTCGCAACGCTGTGGGGGATGAGAGGAACTGATGTTGCTGGACACATCCTAACCCTAGAACCGGGtccggttctggttctggttcaggAGGTTCGGGGGTGTTCCTGCTGTGCTACACGGCGGATGAGTTCAGAAAGTTGACGTCCAcagatacattatatgtccaaaagtttgtggacaccccttctaatgaatgcgttcagctactttaggctgcacccattgctgacacagatatgcaaatgcacacacacagcttgtctagtccctgtagagaggtactgccaccatgctgcctaataatgccaggcaggAGGAGGTCTGGTGGTGATCATCTCATCCAACATCTCATcctgatacccttgatttcagaagaaacagtgaatgaggtgtcccaatacttttgtcaatatagtgtatgtacatgaACAATGTTATGGATATTGGCGACAGCCCTCCGCTCCTGCATCGGTGGACCCGATGGccagctggagctccatcacttcagaggaccccacagcccaatgcttgGGGGGCTCTACacccctccagcccatgccCTGCTTTGGGCACAGCGACCTTAGACTGAGCTGCTCCAGGGAACCCTGTTCTATGCACTTACTTGAACATGTGACTAACCgtaaggggtgtctggatacttctgGACAGACTTGTTTGACTTCCTACTTGACTGGTAATCAGCGTGTGCTGGAGCTTTAGAACTTCAAGACCTGGTCCAGCCTATGTGCTGAATCGTGGCCTGCATGCGAGGCTAGGTGGACCTTGAGCTTCAAATGCTGGTCTGCTAGAACTCGGCCGCTCATAGGCTGGTGTTACATTCCACACTGTTCTGACCAGGGTCAGTGACAGCAACCCACTTCAGAATGTCAGGAAACGCTGATGACTTATGGCCTGATTGTTCAGCGTGGGGGTTTTTTATGCCTGCTTAAATCTGAGGCTGGTCTGCAGAGGAAGCGAAGGGAGGTAAAGGCCAGGCCTGTTCCTAGCATGAAGCATTTATCATGCTCCTGATCAGATGCCTGGCTAGCACGCGATCAGCGGCGCACTGGGAGTTTCATCAGTGCGGGCTGTGTGGTGGTGGGGCCTCCAGACAGGATCTCACAGCACCATTAATATTCATTACAGCACTGATAGGGAGGCGTTTCCTCTCTGGTTCTCATTCTGAATCTTCCGTGACCACAGACGGCTGCTCAGAGTAAAATGAAAGGATTTAGATAGAAACTGATAGAGACACCTTAGCACTGCAGACAACAATCAGGCATGCGTCATACTAGCACTGCCAGCCCTGTCAGgtctgggtgggtgggggggagaCCTGAGGGTTCTTCCGAGAAGCCCTGATGATTTCTGGGAATTCGAAAAAAATTATCAATTATGATTGATCACTGGATCACAACAGATGCAGGCAATTAGTTTGCAAATGAGGTGGAGAGGCTAGGCTAATGttactaacaaacactggacttggactgtagCTAATCTCGTTTCTGTAAACACACGCCCCcgaaattatatttatttgcattaaaaGTTATGAGCTGTAACACCGGGTCCACCCTTTTAATGCCGTACCGAACCGTCTACGAGAGGCTGTCCTCGTATCTGAAGAAGCATTTAagcagggctgggcgatatggtataaatactgtatcacgatatttaaagatttttttcacGATATTTTTACGATACATGTGATCACAGACTAAAACCATCCgtatcagattcttataaactgctattcagcactaacagtctcctccatatgattagagaaGCTTACTGTTATCACAATAcgaaatttatcacgatacgaatTTTATCACGagacgataaaatatcgtcatattacCCAGATCAAAAAGGCTTCATAAACACTGCTCAGTCCCGCGGAGAAGCTCATGTTTGTCCATATTGGGATGACCAGGCGTCCCCCTTTTGCTGGAGAtgtcctccttctccttctgcGTGGTCTTGTAAGCTGATATCAGGATTTTGCACTGATTTCACATCAGAGTTTTCTTCTACAGCTGCTACGCAACTTTAAACATGCCTGcttaagccccgcctcctcagcgcccgccactattggtctacacgCACCTGCATCTTCATCAACCGCCACCGCCGATTGAGCACAGCCTAAAAATGCGTAAACGTGAACGTAAATAAACACGAATCAGGTTTGTCTTTACctgatttttacattttgtcttattgatgtatttattaatgtatttttacagtgGAAGGAGATGATgttgtgtaacagggtggtaaaagtgCTTCTTTTTAGTTAAAAATTGAAGGTGGTGATTTATCAAAGTAGTCTACGTACCTTGTCACGTAGTCCTACTTTAAGCCCCCAGCCACACCATCCTAACCATGATGACcatgtccccagtgtccttatttttgaaaaacagaagttattggCTGAAGTAAAAGTCGCATCCTGTTCTAAACCACACCCCTTTACCAAGAGAGACCGGCTGAgaaacagtgtgtttacagagacgggtaaattggtgacagtccaagtccagtgtttgttagccacattagcctagcgtctcttgttgtaaactaaagaagctcacaTCAGTTTTGACTGATCGACTGAATCTGGGGTCAGAGATCAGTCATATTACTCTGATTTAAGTGCTTAaatgtagggctgggcaatatgacgatattttatcgtatcgtgataaatatcgtgaaaaaagtctttaaatatcgtgatgtagtatttatacCAAATAGCACTGAAAGAGGTTCCATCAGTGTTACAGGTCATATGACTTATTTTCAGTGCTCTGTAGAACCATGTTAGCTTAGAGTTTAGCTGTAGTGGACAGCTAGTCAGTCAGATGACCACTGCATGATGGACAGGCCCAAATCAGTGAGCCCTGGGACACCTTGAAACCTGCTACAGACAGACTGAAGACTTCAGGACATGACGGGACGTTTAATGAAAGGTTTGCTGGACTGGTGTGTAACCCTTTCTCGACTGAACTGACGCCGTTACTTAAGCGATAGGATGTGGAACAAAGAATTACAGAAGAGGCTTAGTTGCACTTGTAAAATCTTCATTTCGGGGAAGCGAACAAACACTGTCGCTGCTTTTCAGGGCTGGGTAACGCTTTATCGGACTGTGGCCGTGCTGTAAATTAGTCTGTTTAAGAATGTCTGTGTTATATAGCCTGTAAACAGCTGaataaagtgaaaaactgcaaacTGAAGGTGccattattgtcattatacacttacactatatgggcaaaagtattgggacacctgctcattcactgtttcttctgaaatcaagggtactaaaaagagttgagctgcttttgttggaataagtaagtctctactgtccagcgaaGAAGactttgctgtgagaatttgattgcatccaaaTTAggaattagtgaggtcagatcatccctaactccccaactcttcccaaaagtactggatggagctccaccatcatcattccagagaacacagctcttccactgctccacagctcctcaatgctggggggctttatacccctttactagcccacgcctggcattattaggcaacaaggagccaatagggtcatgatgttgatctgctccagagggtcctattctattggcagtacttcttctctacagggaagtGGAGAAAGCCAGATTTACACACAGTGTCAAAAGCAGAGCTAACAAATTACATCAGATATGTTAATAATGAAACTCCAGATGACTCGGAAGATCCAGAGAAAGATAAGCTAAGCTATTAGCTTTCTGGGCCTGCATTGCCATCACCATCTCCCGGTCACCAGATTAACAGAGTAAAACAGCGGAAGGTCCAGGCCCTCCGACTCAGCGGGATCTTCATTATTAACGTCTCTGATGTCATTTGTTAGCTCTGCTTTTGACACTGTGTGTAAACCTGGCTTCGTCCACAGTCGCTCAGTCCTGAAACACAGCCGAGCTCCTTCTATGGGAGGGGAACGGAATGAACAGTTATTTGGAACTGAGGAGTGTTTAGATGTGTTCTTCTGCACTTGGACAAACACTTCACTGGCTTAAACAATGCTGGGAGGTTTCCCAACCGTTCCACCATCAGCATCTGGTTGGGGTTCAAGAGCAGTTAACTGGAATGTACAGCTAAGCAGGTTAACAGAGGCTGTAGAGCTGTAGAGGCGCAGTAACTCTGCCTGGTTCCAGTCCAGAACTCTAGTCAGTGGACTTAAAAATGGCCTTAAAAAGGAGCCGCACTGTTTATAAAACCCTGCTGGAGAAGGTTTACCTAATCTTGAATAGAAGCgcagtactgtagatcagacagGTTTAGCCCAAAATAAAGGGCCCACATCCTCGAATTTTcttatatttcatttttactatTAATATTGTAAGCTATTGTACTTCACTGCATTCCCTCGCCCCTCTTCACACCTTAGATTGGGGTAAAGTTTAAAAGTTTACTGTATTTCTATCAGATTCCTCCAGATTCCTGGAGGGACTATTCATGTACAGTAAGAAAGATGACAGCATGTCCAGACACAACGGCTGGCGCTTTTCCATAAACTGACTAAAACTAAGCTTCGCCCTGGGAAAGTATCCAAATGTTGCTGTTCGGAGAAacggatgtgtgtgtttgcactagGGCTAGTCCGAACAGCAGTCTGCAGGCTTTAAGTGCTTGTTGgtgtttctgtatttctgaGTATTTGAGGGCTCACTTTACAAACCGTCAGAGATTTGACCAAAAAGAAACATGTAATGCTAATAAATTCTACTTTTGCCGGTCCAAACCTGACTAGTGCGCCCCCGAGTGGTTGAAAATGCATCTGTACTGCACATGTAACTCCGCCTTAACACCATTATATAGCGATGAGTGGCAACTTTCCAAATGTTGACATTCCCAACATTTGGATGTCTCAATTGGAAAACCATCTAACTGGCTGATTTCTATTCTACCTGAACCTCTCTATGCCCCGCCCTGAAGTAGATTTACTCTTTAAAAGCAATATGATTGACCGTTCATGCGTTAATCCATCAATTCCAGTAACGTTCCTGCACTTTAAAATATGTCCAGTAGGTGCTATCAGCGCTACATTACAACAGTAAGCGTATAAAGGTGCAAGTGCGAATGAACTGAAACAGGTCGAGCATCTTCGTACTGGCGCTAGCAGGCTGAACATTTCTCAGATGAACGCACTTGATTCGATAGATCTGCTGTGTTTCCATGGTAACCAGCCTTTTATTAAACATCCTGCTCTGAGAATGTAATCGTCTGATAAGTTAAAGAACTTAAAGAGCTGGTTAATTGGACAAGTACTCAGATATTAAGTGGCAGTGAACAGTACcacaacaatatatatattatacttaaGTACATAAAAAAGAGtacttttatattttaactAAAGTAGGAATAtaatatttgtgtatttatataaatatgaatataaatatttaatatttaaaacactGAGAAAGCTTATAGCTGGTGGTGATTCACATCACTGACACTGTGTGGCCCTTCTGGTGCTTATTCTAATTTCTTGAACTGAAATATTGTAAAGTATTATTCATCATGCAAGCATTTATAATCCAGCGAGCAAAACAGTTTTATTAGTTTGAAGAATTTATAAATTATATCTGATCTGTCGAGTACTGCAAAGTCCGCTCCACTGTTCTCCAAAAACCCTCAGATGGTTTTGAGCCAGACAGCGTCAATCCAGGGGCCGTAGACCAAGAAGCAGGAGTCCAGTCTCTTGACTGTAAATTCGTATAACCTGTCCGGAATCAGATTGTTGACCTTGATGCAGTAGCTCACGCATGTCAGCGTGGCCATCTGGGTTCTTAGAGGTTCGGTGGTTGGATGTAGGAGCTTGTAGTGGATCTTGAACTGCTCGCCTGTCTCGTGCTGCTCCTGCTCCTCGATACCCCAGTGCAGAACGACGGAGTTCGAGGAGGCAGCACACAGGGCTTTGTCGAACACCACTGGCTTTTTGATGCTCAGGGCCAGACAAAGCTGTGGGACTTCACTGCTTCTGGCCTCTGAGATGAGCTTGTGCTTGAGATGGACACTACCAGGCACCATCGCTTCTTCAAACTCCACAGCCACCTTCAGAAGACTGGCTATTTTCCCCTGAATGGCGTCTTCTTCTTCCAGCACGAGCGACCCAAGCCGAATTCGGCCGACGAGGGCCTCTAGCTCTGCGCGGCCCCTGCTGAGCATGGAGTAGAGCTCTTCCAGGAGGGCCAGCTGAACCTTTACTTGGGCGTTGCCCATCTTCTTCATCCGCTGGAGCCTCCACGGGTCGATGAGGTGCAGGACTGTGGAGTTTAGGGTGTAGTTGTGGTCGTGCTCAGGATAATTGTGCATGATCTCAATGTAGAAGGAGCACCTTCTGAGAAACTCCAGCTTGTGGGCGTAGGCCCGGAGCAGAGCAGGAGTCACTTGCATGGTGAGCAGATACATTATGTACTGTTCGGTGTCGTCGGGAGCCGGCGGCATGTCTGGCTGGGAGGGGGTATCACCATTGCCTTCATCCATTTGGCCCCCAGTACTTCAGGTGAGGTCTTCACGGGAATCCTGTAGTACAAACAGCTCAGTCAGTCTATGCTGGATGAAGTTCTCTCTAGTCAAACGTTCATAAGCCAGACCTTCAGCTTGAATACATTCAAATGGAATAATTGAGGCTAATGAGAGCTGTAATGTGATTTGGACCTCATTACCGCACATCCAATAGCAAAGAACCAGGTTCTGTAACGCTGAGTGCGCTGGATGCTTGGAAATATGCCTTCATTTAACTGCCTACAGCCACAGACTCGGCTGAGGTGATTAGCATtgcttttaaataaaattaataagaaacggtttctaaaaaaaaaacatttttctaaaaagCTGATGTACTTTTAATTTGTTACTTTTTTAGAATAATGTGATATCAGAAAAATTACGatcaaaatgaaaatattgtaaaaagttaaaaaaagagATCAAAAGATAAAATGTTGATCAAACTAAAATGGAAGTGatcaataattaaatatttacattaataaaacaaaacaaatctatAACTAAGAGCATAAAAATGTtataaaagacaaaatagaTTGAATAAATATGGTTTTAGTTCATGTCTTcatatgttttctttttttctgtcttttactaattactaactatataaagctgctttgtgatgacaacagttgtaaaaagctctacaaataaatttgactcgaCTTGACTAGTTTGTTTTTAAAGATTTCTGAGAGATAATTTTGTCCTGTAGAGCCCAATATATATAAacttattataaattatattataaactaataatatatttttagaaTCTGATGCAGAAAATAACTGGATGAGGAGCGCTCTATGCTCGGTGCTCGATATATAAGCACTGTTTGGGTTCAGCAGTCCTTGACTTAGGACCTACAgtatatagtgcactatatacaaaaatgctcattttatttatctctattttattataatttagtccatccatatatatatatgtatatatatatgttttgtattttttaaatttaggTCTGATATTTGGGTGTAGAGGCCAGTTTAAACAATGCATGTAAGTAAGGGGCCTCTGAGATCCAGTCTGGgtctataataaatatttattggcAGATTCAttcaaaaacaatgaaaaagttCAGGTAGGTGTCTGGATCTCTTCCTGTTTGCTCACTCAGAACATCGCTACGACTCAGTTTCTCGCCCAGTAATATAACCACATCTGCTTCACATCTGGTGGTTGGTTACAGAGTACAGATGAAAGGAACCCGCTAACGCTGTTAAGGTGTAAGAACAACAGGAAGGCCTGCTCCCCTTTGAGGAAAGGGTGCGTTTTACAAGATGTATGAGCCAAAAAGCTGCCATGAGCAGTCGACGTGAGAACAAGCGCAGTCTATGTGTTTGACCTATGGCCTACAGTAGAATCTTAGCCAGGAGGGTGGAGTTTCAGGAGTGGTTCTCCTCAAAGAGCTGCAGTTGTTGCACAGAGCTTGTACTGTGTCAGTCTATACCCTCTGCGGGCGTGGACAAGAACATGCCTGCACCCAGGTTCCTACGCGTATGTGCAAAGATCTTAGACACCCAAGAAAAGTAGGTTCAACAGATTTAGACTGTCAAAACTATATCAGTATATgtcagtgtctacctgtaattaactctatataacattagaataaacccaaataaacataaagtcagtggtcagtgagagtatctatctgtaattaactctatataacattagaataaaccctaataaacataaagtcagtggtcagtgagtgtctacctgcaattaactctatataacattataataaacccaaataaacataaagtcaggggtcagtgagagtgtctacctgtaattaactctatataacattaaaataaacccaaataaatataaagtcagtggtcagtgagtgtctacctgtaattaactctatataacattagaataaacccaaataaacataaagtcaggggtcagtgagagtgtctacctgtaattaactctatataacattagaataaaccctaataaacataaagtcagtggtcagtgagtgtctacctgcaattaactctatataacattaaaataaacccaaataaacataaagtcagtggtcagtgagtgtctacctgtaattaactctatataacattagaataaacccaaataaacataaagtcagtggtcagtgagagtgtctacctgtaattaactctatataacattagaataatccTAAACATAGCTCACTACATATTGTATCTAATttataattgtatttttatttacaattatgtaaattatatatatatatatatatatatatatatatatatatatatatatatatatataaagaaagtaAACAACAAGCATTTTGTATGTTTtctaaaacaaactaaaaatatAGTTTATGGTATTAAAGGTATATTTAGGTATTTTCTGGTGCATGCTGTGCACAGACAAAAAaacgtttatttttatttcttaagtaataaattttatatttattgaatgtattttgtattattaatatattatttaataattaattagggtaataaatgatttaattacCACACTGATGTTGCAAATGTCTCAAAAACTCAAATATCCAATTTCACACAGTAggctttaaatgattcagtatagaTGAGTTAACAACAGCAGCAAAGTCAAATGCCAACAAGCTAGCTAGTTTAACAGCCTCGGGTTTCTGTTTATCtgctattttaataaataaatgaaagcaaGCCACAGCCCCACTAGCATTTAAAATCAGCATTAATTCATACTGAAAAAACTGAAATATCAGAAACAGCTGTCTGCTGGAGGGGCAGGAAGGTGTGGCTGCAGTTCTGAACTGAACCACTAGAGGCGCTGATAGTGCGGCTCTGCAGCTGGACACCACTGGGCTGCTTCGCATTTTAGCAAAACCacaaattattcattattttttaaataaacgaAATTAATTCGGACTGACCGGATTAAAACAAAAACTATTGACTGTTTTGTGGCGGATTAGATCAGAAAATTATCtgttaaaatgattattttctACAAAACAACCAACCTGCTGCACTGTTAGCCGGAACTGCCTGTTAGCTGTTTTCAAAGCTGTTCAGCGTCGCCATGGAAACCCGTGACATCCTACTTACAGATTcaagctactttaagctgcacccactgctgatacagatgtgcaaatgcacacacacagctggtctagtccctgtaaagaagaagtactgccaatagaataggactctctggagcagatcaacatcatgaccctattggctccatgctgcctaataatgccaggcgtgggctagaggagtataaagccccccagcattgaggagctgtggagcagtggaggaactgtgttctctggaatgatggtggaggagctccatccagtacttttgggatgaggtggggtggtgatcatcatcatccaacactctgacctcagtaatgctcttgtctctgaatgcaatcaaatcctcacagcaatgctcctcctccaaaatctagtagaaagtcttcttctctggacagtagagacagtgactccaacagaagcaggatcagctcttttaatagccttgatttcagaagaaacagtgaatgagcaggtgtcccaatacttttgtccatagggTATTCTAATATGCTTACATTGCTTCCGCTTTCTATTAATGTGTACTCCTTATTTCCTAATGTATTTGGCCCACAATGACCAAAGGTATCCAGACACCATGTCAAATTAGTGCATTCACTGTTTTTAGGATGCAACCAGtgctgacatacacacacacacacacacacacacacacacacacacacacacacacacacacacactttaacagCTTGTATATCTTCCTTTGAAATGCACTGCAAATTAAACACTGCCTGCCATGAGCAGCCACACATGACCTGAAGGTCACCGGGCCCAATGCTAAGCGCAGGCTAGAGGCCTGTAAATCCTgtaaatccccccccccccaggcttgggctgtggggttctctagagtgatgatggtgctccgtcTAGTATCGCTGGGCTGAGCTGAAGTGGCAGGGCTAATCCTCCAGCATCCCTACATGACCTCAATGCACCTGTCAAATCTGCACACCAGAGTTAAGAGGCGAGGTCATTAGACAGCAGATCCAGTAGGTGGCAGTACTGGTCAACAGTTGCAGCTCTGTGAGTGCTGaagtgatgaagacgctgcctgatgcctgagacactgttctaccagagttctgagaagagttcggctctagaacctgcttttaaaatcagatcattaaaatggtggagggatacatgctgcagggtgtagtgcggctacagaaagtagtccctaaagagaactgcattagttcagattctctattcactattttaccttcatcatcatcatcatcatcatcattccatataaaactcagaagactcgtgtagcttcactggtgggtttggataggagataaattatgggctgtatcggTGTAactgtagtcatggcgaccaaggcctgcttccattcacctccactgtagagagatcagagtgggtcagtttctctacagtgaagctcagattcACACCACCTTACTTCAAGCCCTGCAAGATCCTAAATAAACATCTCCAATCAAAGCTGGGAACCTATATACTTAtcaagcattattaatatttattaataatatttgttATGATAACATTCTAAATTCATCAACTCTACATGCATTAAAAAGATGGTTGACAGGTGTCGTATAAAGCTGCCTAGGCTCCCTAACTCAAAGTGGAGTGAAACTAAATGATTGGCACCACGAGCAGCGGCTGAACCCTGAGGTATGTGCTGGACCGTTGCTGTCTGGACACTTGTAAGTGACATTATTGATTTCATGTGATGCGAGCTATTCCTGTTGGGTGGATGAGACTAATACTAGAAGCACCCTTCAGTCCCAGATTCTCTCACCTGGTCCACAAAGATAAAACATGAGCCCTCAAGGGAACATGCTGTTCATTTGGGAGGGCCCTTCTGCCCTtttggaggaggggggggtgggtgAGCTGGAGGCTGTGGGTATAGGCTCTGTACATCAAGGAAACTCGAGGCTCGAGGCTGCCAAGTGAGAAAGTATTAGGCAAGACCGTGGCTAATTCAGAATAAACGGCCTTTAGTCTCGTTCTGTGAATCACACCTTTTCACCCCATGTTTTACTCGTAAGTGATATCACCACTGACGCCCATAAATCTGCTGCAGAAAGGTCACACCCTGGCTGACCCTAACCAGATCTTGAGATGTGGTCAGCTGGGCAGAACCTCGAAGTTGCAAACTTTGCAAACTTACAAACAGTTCACCCCTTACATTTTAGTAGACCTAACCAtccgccataacattagcaccaccatTAGTGCATTCTATTGAGTAGGCCCCCTTGTGCAACCACAGCAGacctgaccatttgaggcatggactccacaagacctctgaagctgTCTTGCTGTGGAGTCTGGCACCAAgtctaacgttagcagcagatcctttaagaagtcctgtaagttgtgaggtgggcaggacctccatgagcatcagtgaaaaGCCTTGGGTGATCAtaaccctgtcgccagttcaccggttgtcatTGTTCCTTGGAGCATAGCGGGGGTCCACGGCctgcgccacacacacaccctaccaTCAGCCAGAAATAATCGGAACCGTGACTTATCGGCAGGTTGCACTCATGTTGCCAGTCCACTAGGGTCCCAGGTGAGGTGCTGTGTCCAGTGTCACGCTGATGGGTCTTCTGCTCCCATATCCCATTGAAGCTAAAGAACGCTGCACTGACCTgcggagtcctattctatatgGCAATATAGCAatatgtgcaacttaaagtagcagattGCATTCATTATacaaggtgtccacaaacttttggacacatagtgcatATAACTAACCGTGGGACGATTATACAAGGCCATAGGCTCATAATGTGACACAGGGCCA
Coding sequences within:
- the LOC140542844 gene encoding P2Y purinoceptor 1-like, yielding MEATRGNVSRNVSGCQPIDLPFTHRFLPTVYILVFIIGASANVFGLRSVYNGWKKLGNINVFILNLGVADLLYVSTLPFLVSYYAADSKWMFGQTFCKITRFCFNLNLYGSIGFLTCISLYRYLGIVHTMKVMGKINTRMSVAISALVWALVFVQILPDMYFDKSLPNSSADACYDTTTDQWIKDYLSYSLGWTFSGFVVPLLIILLCYGHIVVVLATRANINTLLKQRCLKLVVMLTVLFSICFIPYHVFRNLNLKTRILKAEGTCHRSFDNIYVAHQVSRGLVCMNSAINPLIYLVGNDEFLMRLHDMSKRARLSVMQLTGAIIYRRPQEMDSVADGRPDARNAVGDERN
- the LOC140543388 gene encoding fibronectin type III domain-containing protein 11-like; this translates as MDEGNGDTPSQPDMPPAPDDTEQYIMYLLTMQVTPALLRAYAHKLEFLRRCSFYIEIMHNYPEHDHNYTLNSTVLHLIDPWRLQRMKKMGNAQVKVQLALLEELYSMLSRGRAELEALVGRIRLGSLVLEEEDAIQGKIASLLKVAVEFEEAMVPGSVHLKHKLISEARSSEVPQLCLALSIKKPVVFDKALCAASSNSVVLHWGIEEQEQHETGEQFKIHYKLLHPTTEPLRTQMATLTCVSYCIKVNNLIPDRLYEFTVKRLDSCFLVYGPWIDAVWLKTI